A single region of the Lonchura striata isolate bLonStr1 chromosome 19, bLonStr1.mat, whole genome shotgun sequence genome encodes:
- the MAP2K6 gene encoding dual specificity mitogen-activated protein kinase kinase 6 has translation MSQPRGKKRNPGLKIPKEAFEQPQTSSTPPRDLDSKACISIGEENFEVKADDLEPISELGRGAYGVVEKMRHMPSGQIMAVKRIRATVNSQEQKRLLMDLDISMRTVDCPFTVTFYGALFREGDVWICMELMDTSLDKFYKHVIDKGLAIPEDILGKIAVSIVKALEHLHSKLSVIHRDVKPSNVLINTQGQVKMCDFGISGYLVDSVAKTMDAGCKPYMAPERINPELNQKGYSVKSDIWSLGITMIELAILRFPYDSWGTPFQQLKQVVEEPSPQLPAERFSAEFVDFTSQCLKKNSKERPTYPELMQHPFFTLHESKETDVASFVKLILGD, from the exons GCAAGAAGAGAAACCCTGGGCTGAAAATTCCTAAAGAAGCTTTTGAGCAACCACAGACAAGCTCCAC ACCACCCAGAGATCTGGACTCCAAAGCCTGCATCTCTATTGGTGAGGAG AACTTTGAGGTGAAGGCCGATGACCTGGAGCCCATCTCCGAGCTGGGACGAGGTGCGTACGGGGTGGTGGAGAAGATGCGGCACATGCCCAGCGGGCAGATCATGGCAGTGAAG CGGATCCGAGCCACGGTGAACAGCCAGGAGCAGAAGAGGCTGTTGATGGATCTGGATATCTCCATGAGGACGGTGGATTGTCCCTTCACTGTCACCTTTTATGGGGCTCTCTTCAGAGAG GGAGATGTGTGGATTTGCATGGAGCTGATGGATACCTCACTGGATAAATTCTACAAGCATGTCATTGACAAAGGCCTGGCGATTCCCGAGGACATCCTGGGGAAAATCGCAGTCTCT ATTGTAAAAGCATTAGAACATCTGCACAGTAAACTCTCCGTGATCCACCGAG ATGTAAAGCCCTCTAACGTGTTGATCAATACGCAGGGGCAGGTGAAAATGTGCGATTTTGGGATTAGCGGTTACCTCGTTGACTCTGTTGCTAAAACCATGGATGCAGGATGCAAACCCTACATGGCT CCTGAGAGAATCAACCCGGAGCTGAACCAGAAGGGATACAGCGTCAAATCCGACATCTGGAGCCTGGGGATCACCATG ATCGAGCTGGCCATCCTGCGCTTTCCCTACGACTCCTGGGGCACGCCCTTCCAGCAGCTCAAGCAGGTGGTGGAGGAGCCCTCGccgcagctcccagcagagaggtTCTCAGCAGAGTTCGTCGATTTTACCTCGCAATG CTTGAAGAAGAATTCCAAAGAACGGCCAACATACCCAGAGCTTATG CAACATCCTTTCTTCACCCTGCACGAATCCAAAGAGACAGACGTCGCCTCTTTTGTCAAGCTCATCCTGGGAGACTGA